A window of the Radiobacillus deserti genome harbors these coding sequences:
- a CDS encoding GAF domain-containing sensor histidine kinase, giving the protein MIDETKRLKTLKTIAELLNQSTSKRDMVHEVLQQLIEITHFETGWFFLEEDQQVRFTASHQLPPALSYRNFEPMCSKDCYCISRYKRGVLTKATSIIGCKRIEKALQAGRTSTNEITHHATVPLRTKSRSYGLLNVASPNQSTYNDEELDLLEGLALQIGTALERIERFEEEQKRVAQLTYLHTVVQELQKARSQKDLRMKLEHQLFILFPNIHVHWQRPLDSENMLQGEFGSSQKVWMVREGLFTAIEIEVFTLLMEYVDILLLHIQLEEKEREVVKVAERSRLAQDLHDSVNQLLFSVVLTSKASLAQVKDDSIKEQVEYIHQLASQALTEMREVVANHRPAALDKGLLHGLVQYARGIGIDVDVETIGTTSLPYRIEEALWRVGQEALHNINKHAGVKEAEIYLERKAQGVRLHIVDKGRGMNLENAYQLSFGLQGMKERIEMVGGILYLESDIGEGTAVKVYIPLEEPL; this is encoded by the coding sequence ATGATTGATGAAACGAAGCGGCTAAAAACATTAAAAACAATTGCGGAACTACTGAATCAATCGACGAGTAAACGGGATATGGTCCATGAAGTGTTACAACAATTAATAGAAATTACTCATTTTGAAACAGGCTGGTTTTTTCTCGAAGAGGATCAGCAAGTTCGATTTACTGCTTCGCATCAGCTTCCTCCAGCCTTAAGCTACCGGAACTTTGAACCGATGTGTAGCAAGGATTGTTATTGTATATCTAGATATAAAAGAGGGGTCTTAACGAAGGCCACTAGCATTATCGGGTGTAAAAGGATAGAGAAAGCTTTGCAAGCAGGGAGAACCAGTACAAATGAAATTACGCATCATGCTACCGTTCCATTACGAACGAAAAGTCGATCGTATGGCCTTTTAAATGTTGCTTCACCTAACCAATCGACCTATAACGATGAAGAACTGGATTTATTGGAAGGACTTGCCCTACAAATCGGAACAGCTCTAGAGCGAATTGAACGGTTTGAGGAGGAGCAAAAAAGAGTTGCACAGCTTACATACCTACATACCGTTGTCCAAGAGCTGCAAAAAGCACGGTCCCAAAAAGACTTGAGAATGAAATTAGAACATCAGTTATTTATCCTGTTTCCTAATATCCACGTTCATTGGCAAAGACCGTTGGATTCAGAAAACATGTTGCAAGGAGAATTTGGTTCTTCACAAAAGGTTTGGATGGTTCGAGAAGGCTTGTTCACTGCCATAGAAATAGAAGTTTTCACTCTTTTGATGGAATACGTAGATATCTTGCTTCTACATATTCAATTGGAAGAAAAGGAAAGAGAAGTTGTTAAGGTAGCTGAGCGTTCAAGGCTTGCACAGGATTTACATGATTCGGTAAATCAGCTTTTGTTTTCTGTTGTACTTACTTCAAAAGCCTCGCTTGCACAAGTCAAAGATGACAGTATCAAAGAACAAGTGGAATACATCCATCAATTAGCTTCACAAGCATTAACGGAGATGCGAGAAGTTGTGGCGAATCATCGACCAGCTGCATTAGATAAAGGATTGTTACATGGATTAGTACAGTATGCGAGAGGAATCGGAATAGATGTAGATGTTGAAACAATAGGAACGACCTCTCTTCCGTATCGAATAGAAGAAGCATTATGGAGGGTTGGGCAAGAAGCGCTTCATAATATTAATAAACACGCAGGTGTAAAAGAAGCGGAGATTTATTTGGAACGTAAAGCTCAGGGAGTTCGGTTGCATATTGTAGATAAAGGGAGAGGGATGAATTTAGAGAATGCTTATCAGCTTTCTTTCGGACTGCAAGGTATGAAGGAACGTATTGAAATGGTAGGCGGTATTCTTTATTTGGAAAGTGATATTGGAGAGGGAACAGCTGTAAAGGTGTATATCCCATTGGAGGAACCGTTATGA
- a CDS encoding response regulator has product MTIKVLLADDHQVVRKGLVYFFQTQDDMEVVGEVSSGIEVLSFLEDNEIDVLLLDIQMPKMDGIETATHIKRAFPKVRIVILTSFSDYDTVIPAIKAGVEGYQLKTIDPNELAQVIRKVYNGENAIDPDAAKELIRHVNAGDNSDQQRLRELTNRELDVLKEIMKGKSNKEIASTLFITEKTVKTHVSNVLAKLEVHDRTQAALFGIKYVKQ; this is encoded by the coding sequence ATGACAATCAAGGTATTATTAGCAGACGACCATCAAGTTGTAAGGAAAGGATTAGTGTATTTCTTTCAAACTCAGGATGATATGGAAGTGGTTGGAGAAGTATCAAGTGGTATAGAAGTGTTGAGTTTCCTAGAAGATAATGAGATTGATGTTTTGTTGTTAGATATTCAAATGCCCAAAATGGATGGTATTGAAACCGCAACACACATTAAACGAGCATTTCCCAAGGTGAGAATTGTTATTTTAACAAGCTTCTCCGATTACGACACCGTTATTCCTGCGATAAAAGCTGGAGTGGAAGGGTATCAATTAAAGACGATTGATCCTAATGAATTAGCACAGGTGATTCGGAAGGTGTATAACGGGGAAAATGCCATTGACCCTGATGCAGCAAAGGAATTGATTCGTCATGTAAATGCTGGGGATAACTCTGATCAGCAACGTCTTCGTGAACTAACCAACAGAGAATTGGATGTCTTAAAAGAAATAATGAAAGGGAAAAGCAATAAAGAAATTGCTTCTACTTTATTTATAACCGAAAAAACGGTAAAAACGCATGTTTCGAATGTGTTGGCAAAGCTAGAAGTACATGATCGCACACAGGCTGCTCTTTTTGGAATTAAATATGTAAAGCAATAG
- a CDS encoding YhdB family protein — MYIADYDKALYFTLWGQWDDLLVLMVRTQDDMLSKKIEIFLHAFHYGTREQEIMGAHEDLLHYIDHAMAHNTPAAIMEV, encoded by the coding sequence TTGTATATAGCGGATTACGACAAAGCGTTATATTTCACATTGTGGGGCCAATGGGATGATTTATTAGTTTTGATGGTCCGTACACAGGATGATATGTTATCAAAGAAAATTGAAATTTTCTTACACGCCTTCCACTATGGTACACGAGAGCAGGAGATCATGGGTGCTCATGAAGATTTGCTTCATTATATTGACCACGCCATGGCCCATAATACTCCTGCAGCCATTATGGAGGTCTAA
- a CDS encoding YhcN/YlaJ family sporulation lipoprotein — MLRIKKWTIAVISVLTLVACQNNTNQDVGQDDIGVEQTRFGTYTDYLSDDAENDTLYHENGLDYETDNTNYNNQAVPERRIDENGNNTDQYNVNERAAERISQQIRLVDNAYVLTLDENAFVAVKGEDPQNQQDRIENQIRELVRATDKQIENVYISTDRDFVDLAENYTENVQNGEPIGGFFEQFGSMMERIFPEAH, encoded by the coding sequence ATGTTGAGGATTAAAAAATGGACAATAGCGGTCATATCCGTACTAACGTTGGTAGCGTGTCAAAACAACACGAATCAAGATGTAGGACAAGATGATATCGGAGTAGAACAAACAAGATTTGGCACCTATACAGATTATCTATCGGATGATGCAGAAAACGATACACTGTATCATGAAAACGGTTTAGATTATGAAACGGATAATACGAATTACAATAATCAAGCTGTTCCAGAGCGACGCATAGATGAAAATGGCAATAATACGGATCAATATAATGTGAATGAACGAGCGGCAGAACGAATATCACAGCAAATTCGTTTGGTTGATAATGCCTATGTTCTTACTTTAGATGAAAATGCTTTTGTAGCGGTGAAAGGGGAAGATCCACAAAATCAACAAGACCGTATCGAGAATCAAATTAGAGAATTGGTCAGAGCAACAGATAAACAAATAGAAAATGTTTATATTTCCACAGATAGAGATTTTGTTGATTTAGCTGAAAATTATACCGAAAACGTGCAAAATGGAGAACCTATTGGTGGATTCTTTGAACAATTTGGTTCCATGATGGAACGTATTTTTCCGGAAGCGCATTAA
- a CDS encoding class I SAM-dependent methyltransferase, producing MGREFIDLFNNWAESYDQTVTGHDPQYRDVFDKYDTILEAVASKAKGNVLEFGVGTGNLSKKLLDKGHQVIGVEPSSAMREEASSKYPDLTIHDGDFLSYPKPELSISTIVSTYAFHHLTDEEKGKALAGFREVLPVGGKVVFADTAYETEESKQAIFEEAKEQGFKDLLYDLSTGYYPMLSVLEELFQSNGFNVSFQQMNKFVWLMVAEKIS from the coding sequence ATGGGTCGAGAGTTTATTGATTTGTTTAATAATTGGGCTGAATCTTATGATCAAACGGTAACCGGTCATGATCCACAGTATCGTGATGTTTTTGATAAATATGATACAATTCTAGAAGCGGTCGCGTCTAAAGCGAAGGGGAACGTATTGGAGTTTGGAGTAGGAACTGGTAATCTATCCAAAAAGCTTCTGGACAAAGGACATCAAGTAATTGGGGTAGAGCCTTCCAGTGCGATGAGGGAAGAAGCAAGTTCGAAATATCCGGATCTTACCATACATGATGGAGACTTCTTGTCTTATCCCAAACCAGAGCTATCTATTTCCACGATTGTAAGTACGTACGCATTTCATCACTTAACAGATGAAGAAAAAGGAAAAGCATTAGCAGGATTTAGGGAGGTTTTACCGGTCGGTGGAAAGGTTGTTTTCGCAGATACTGCTTATGAAACAGAAGAATCGAAACAAGCCATCTTTGAAGAAGCGAAGGAACAAGGATTTAAAGACTTGCTTTACGATCTTTCTACGGGGTATTATCCAATGCTTTCGGTATTAGAAGAGCTTTTTCAATCGAATGGATTTAACGTTTCCTTTCAACAAATGAACAAATTTGTTTGGCTTATGGTAGCCGAAAAAATTTCGTAA
- a CDS encoding S-ribosylhomocysteine lyase, whose translation MVQKMNVESFNLDHTKVKAPYVRLVGVTTGQSGDKVYKYDIRFCQPNKEHMDMAGLHSIEHLMAENIRNHIDNVLDIGPMGCQTGFYLAVLNNDSYDDILEALEKTLNDVLEATEVPACNEVQCGWAANHSLQGAKDIATRMLEGKDEWHIVFAE comes from the coding sequence ATGGTACAAAAAATGAATGTAGAAAGCTTTAACCTAGATCATACGAAAGTAAAAGCACCGTATGTGAGACTAGTAGGGGTTACTACTGGTCAAAGCGGAGATAAAGTATATAAATATGATATTCGTTTCTGCCAACCAAACAAAGAGCATATGGATATGGCGGGATTACATTCCATTGAACACTTAATGGCAGAAAATATTCGTAACCATATTGATAATGTATTAGATATCGGACCAATGGGCTGCCAAACAGGATTCTACTTAGCTGTATTGAATAATGACAGCTATGATGACATTCTAGAAGCACTAGAGAAAACGCTAAACGATGTACTGGAAGCGACAGAAGTCCCTGCATGTAACGAAGTACAATGTGGATGGGCAGCAAACCATAGCCTGCAAGGTGCAAAAGACATCGCGACTCGTATGCTTGAAGGAAAAGACGAGTGGCACATTGTATTTGCAGAGTAG